The DNA sequence CCAGCCGTGATTCAAAGCAGCTTCTGCTGTTATTCTCTTATCTGGATCATACTCCAAAAGCTTTTTCAGCAGATCAAATCCATGTTCCGTAAGCAATGGAGCTCCTGAATTGGCTGCAGCTGTAAGAAACTTGCTTATAAACAGATTGTCGTCCGCTTTGCCACGCCCAAGATACGTGTATATCTTGCTTCTCTGCTCAACATCACACTTCTCTTTGAAAAGCACCTCCTTCAACAGCAATTCTGCCATTATACAACCAACTGACCACATGTCGATTGCGGTTGAATACGTCTCCGCTCCAGCAAGGATTTCTGGGGCTCTATACCAACGAGTTACAACACGAGGAGTGTAGCATCCCCATTCTCTTTCGAATTGCCGAGACAGACCAAAGTCGCATATCTTCACTTCACCCTTTTTGTTGATCAGAATGTTTGATGGCTTCAAGTCCCTATGCATCACTCCATTGTCGTGCAGAAAT is a window from the Sesamum indicum cultivar Zhongzhi No. 13 unplaced genomic scaffold, S_indicum_v1.0 C01903, whole genome shotgun sequence genome containing:
- the LOC105155315 gene encoding cyclin-dependent kinase G-2-like — encoded protein: MNVISHGSYGVVYKACDKRTGEIVAMKEECCGLSTTTLREIGILKALPQHPAVVEFKEVVLDDWDRVFVVMEHVESDLKRFMDVRRQPLRPNEVKCMMKQLLEGVKFLHDNGVMHRDLKPSNILINKKGEVKICDFGLSRQFEREWGCYTPRVVTRWYRAPEILAGAETYSTAIDMWSVGCIMAELLLKEVLFKEKCDVEQRSKIYTYLGRGKADDNLFISKFLTAAANSGAPLLTEHGFDLLKKLLEYDPDKRIT